The Desulfovibrio desulfuricans DSM 642 genome contains a region encoding:
- the panD gene encoding aspartate 1-decarboxylase: MLQILRAKLHCIRVTGCELNYHGSVTLDPEQCREAGIYPLEFVYIWNKSNGQRISTYVIYGEPGSRCCILNGAAARACQRGDEVIISAYEYVNGPQDLYSRKPVVLTFNEDNSIHERLRYVVDGEEDGDFGFHVETE; this comes from the coding sequence ATGCTGCAAATACTGCGGGCAAAACTGCATTGCATTCGTGTTACCGGGTGCGAACTGAACTACCACGGCTCGGTGACGCTTGACCCGGAGCAGTGCCGCGAGGCGGGCATCTACCCGCTGGAATTTGTGTATATCTGGAACAAGAGCAACGGACAGCGCATTTCCACCTACGTCATCTACGGCGAGCCGGGTTCGCGTTGCTGCATACTTAATGGTGCGGCGGCCCGGGCCTGCCAGCGTGGGGATGAAGTCATCATCAGCGCTTACGAATACGTGAACGGCCCACAGGATCTGTACAGCCGCAAACCCGTGGTGCTGACCTTTAACGAGGACAACAGCATTCATGAGCGCCTGCGCTATGTGGTGGATGGGGAAGAAGATGGCGACTTTGGCTTTCATGTGGAAACCGAATAG